Genomic window ([Eubacterium] hominis):
GATAATTAGGTTCATATCGATGAATCAGTGATAAGAAGCTACTTTTTAGTTCATTTTCAAAGTACTTGGTATCATGAAAGAGAGCATTGGACATCGCACGCATAAAGTTATTTTGCCCTTCATCAATATAGACAAGTACCATAAAAAGCTGTTTGATATGCTCCATATCTTTTCCCACATATTTATGCAAAGTACCATTTTTCACAAGATATGCTTGTTCATCCTGAATAAATGATTGTATCCATGGAGTTTTTATCTTTTCCTGATAGTCATGAAGTAATTGTGATAATTGTTGCGCTTCATCATTTTTCGATTGTTTACCATAGTATTCCTGATAGATATCAGATACACGCTCCAGATTTAATATGATGGTTTTCATATGGTTGGTATGCTCTTGATCATACACAATTTGAATATATCCTTTAGTTTGCAGCTCTTCCATATCCGCATTGATTTCTTCCACACTATCAAAATCCTGTACATCATATGCATGATAGCTTTTCAAATGAAACATGATTCGACGCTTACTGTTATCTTTATTGGGATTGGCATGCGCACTGTTTTCGTACTTCTGAATCAGTTTATCCAATAACTGCTTCTGATGCTTGCTCATGTATTGCCTCTTTCTGGGTCCATTTGGTTACCGTAGATACACGTTGATGGTTACGTTCATCACTTGTCGCAATCAATGTCATATCCGCTACTCTGCTTAAATTTGAAATCTTATCAGTTGGTGTAACAATGATTGCCTGAAAGCCTAAAGACTTCAATAGATTGATACATTCCTCAATTCGCTCATTATCCATCTTATCAAAGGCCTCATCAAATACAGCTAACTGTAAGCCACCTGCTGGTCCATCATAAACACTAAATAATGATACCAAAACAGCCACATAAAATGGTGTTTGTGTTTCTCCACCTGAACTTGATCCGATGGTCTTTCCTAAAGAGTTCCCATTCTCTAGAATATCAAATTTCAGATAAGTCGTAAAGCGTGATAACATCTTCACTTCTTTTTCTAATTCATGATATGCCTTAGGATCATTTAAAGATGATAATGCGGATATTTTATCAAATAATTCCCGTATTAATTCTTCATTTTCTTCATACACATGCGTATTTAATAAGTTATGACCATTTAATTCTTTGTTGGTAATCAGATTATAGTATTCACGATAATCTTCGTTACAGGTACAAACGAATTCATATTGAGAGCGGCCAAACTGATGACGTTTGATAGAACGATTCAATCGGTCGATTTGCATTTTTACATTTTCAATCTTACTGTTTAAGGCATTAAAGAAATTATTTTGGAAACATTCATATGCTTTCTGTTCAGCAAGATGACATTTCTCTATATATCCTTCTACCACATTCTGCGCAAATTTCTCATATTCTCGTTCATAATCTTCACTCGCAAAGGATGGATCTAAATGAATGCGAAACATCAGATTATATTGTTCCTTTTGGCTCTTTAATTCCATCTGATCAATACCTAAAGAATTTTCCAAATGCTTATACTGACTATCTATCTGTTGTTTTCTTTGTATCATTTTATCCAGTTCTTTAATATTAGCGATACTATCAGGGATACCATAAACTGGTTTTTCACTCTGTTTCAAACGTTCTTCTAATTCCTGCATACGTTTGTTATCGCTGGTAATTTCTTTTTCTAGTTGTTTGGCATTGCTTCCCTGTTCTACCTGGATACCATAAATACGATTTCTTTCTTTTTGCGTAGCCTTAATTTGTTCATCAATATCCATGAGTTCCTGTAAAGACTGTGGCGTCATCGCATCTTTCAGCTCTTTCATTTCTTTTTCCAAAGCATTCATTTGTTCGGCCTTTGTCATAGCGGCTTCTACTTGACGGATAAAGTCATCATTGATGACATGCGCAATATGAATATCCTTCACGATATCATAAAGCTGTTGTAGTTGTGCTTCGTGTTGTTGGTTTTCTTTTATTTCACGTTCTACTTCAATCAATTGTTTTTCAAGGGAATCCGCCCCAATAAATGGGATTTTATAATGGTTGGGATTCATATGAGAAATCGCATAGCCACTATACAACATACAATCTGGTGTAATGCTGGTGTGATATTTACGAATATCTGCTTCCTTTTCACAACATGCGACTCTTCCCAACAAGTATTTCACATACGGCTTTAAATCTTCACAATCGACTTCCACATGATCATATAAGGTGGTTGTATCTAAGTCAGGCCCTGGTTTTGCTTTAGCCTGATCGACAATGGAATATGTATGAATATCCAGTTCATTTTTCATAGAACGATATAAACGATAGGCATCCATAAAGTATGCTTCATCCACAATTAAATTTAATTTTTGATTACGGATGTATCCTTCAATGGCATTTCGCCATGTTTCATCTTTGATGGTAATATGGTCTGCCAATATGGTTACTGAAATTTCTTTTTGATGCATCATGCGTAAACGTTTTTGTAATTCTTCTTTGAATAAAAGAAGTTGTTTGGGATATGGTTTCTTTCCATTTTCCAGCTTTTGTTTCTTCACAAGCAATTCTTTCATTTCTTCCTGTTGTTTTACCAATGCATTTTTCAGATTACTTCTACAATTTACAACATGTTCATCTATGTTTTGCAGATTTTCATAAAGTGTCTTATATTCATCTAAATCAAAACGTTCCAGATGTTCCACCTGATTGATGGACTTTCTGACCATTAAACGCTGTGTTGATGAAATCCCTTCCTCTAATGCAAGCAGCTCCTCATCTTCAATATCTTCTAAAGTTTCCAGCTGTTCATCCAGATCTTTACCCTTCTGGATTAACTGCTCACTCACAACACTGACATCCTCATGGTGAATATCCCATTGATTCTGACAGTTTTGAATCTTACGTTCCAAAATATTCGCAGCATTGTCTTTACGTTTATCTTTTAATTCTTCCAGCTGTTTTTCTACTGCTTCATATTCTGCAACACTTTGTGCACGTTGTTGTTTTAGTGTCTGAAATTCTTCATTGTGTTGATGATAAGATGCAACCACCTGTTCATGCTCCAATACCATCATTTGATAGTTTATGGCTTGTTGTTCTATCGCTAAAGTATCAAAGCGTTCTTTATCTTGCAGGATATCCATATATTTATCATGAATGATCTGTAGTTGTTCCTTCTTAGATTGTACGGTTTCTAATTGTTCCTTCATCTGGCGATAATCCTGAATTTCTTCCTGCATTTCTTCCAGATTTAAATCTTCTTCTTCCTGACAGATATTTTTCACGATAAACTCTGATATATTCATCATTGGTGTATAGGCAACTGCCATTTTAAATACATCAAAGAAACGTTCATCTTTGATCATCATACGTTGTTTAAAGTAATTACGATAATCGGTGTTGGTCGTAAACATACGACATCCTCGATCAGAAAAGCTGTCTAAAAACTTTTTCATGCGGCGAATATCATAAACCCGTTTTTCATGATCCAGCAATCCATCGCTTTCCACAAATTCATGCTCTGGAATTGGATGATTCATCATATAGAAACGATAATCCATTTCATTTCTTGTGGCACCTTCGCAATTAAAGACGATACCAAAACAATATGCCTGGCCTTTTTCATCTTCAAATTGCATACAAAGATGAGAACTGAAGAAGCCTTTATCTCGTTTATAGGTACCGTTTTTATACTTTCCTTTCAGATATCCCATTAAATCACGTGTGGTTTTATCATTGGCGGATTTATTAAATAAAGATTTATCTGTTTTTCCTAATATGACGATCTGCATCGCATCAATCAGCGCAGATTTTCCTTCACCGGTTTTTCCACTTAAAAATACGATATCATCAAAATCTAACATGACTTTCTCATAGTACAGCCAGTTAATCAACAGCATTTTCTTCAGTTTCATCTTCATCACCTTCTTCCTCGTTATGGATATTCTTTAAGATATGATCTATATGCTCTGGAGTTAATACACAAGTGATATATGGTAAAACCCATAGATATTCCTCTTCCTCAACGTGATATCGCTGTACCACATTCAATCTTTGTAACGTCATGATCGCAGAAGAAATCATGGTAGAAGATGGTTTTGAGGACACAAGCGCAAATACATCCACCAACAATCGAAGCAGTTCATTGGTCGTGATACGTATCGTTAAGGAGGCATCTAATTCCAGCATTTTTTCTTCATAATAATTACGTAAAATCAATAGGAACATCGTTTCCAACATATTCAACTGATATTTACATGCACAGTCTTCCCGCTCATTTGTGATATAAATCATCCCCATATAGGAAGAACGATCTTTTTGAAGGATCCATCCTGCATATCGTAAATATTCATCAAAGTATTCCCAATGATCTGAAATAAATGTATAGTCCTCATTGCGTTCTTTTTTCTCAAAATTCTTGATTTTATTGTACTGATAAACACAATTTTCAGCTAATAAAATATTCACGATACGTGAAAATTCTTCACGTTGATTTTCCATTAATGTTTCTACTTTCATGAATCGCCCTTCTTTCTTATTAATAGATTTGGATAGTGGAAGTTGCCTTCTTCAATACCTTGTGTTTCATTTGGTAGAAGTGTAGCCTCTATATCCATCTTTCGATCTCGTCCATAGACATAAATCAGAATAGATCGTATATAATCATCCATATCTTTTACTCCGATATCCTTTAATTTACCGGCGGACTGGTCTTTTAATTTTTCTTTATAATAAGCCGCCACTTTTTCTTTTGTGAAGCGTTCATAACGATCTAAGCCTATTTTTTCTTCCAGCTGGCTTTGATCAGGTGTTTCTTCATCAAAGGTGAAACGCATGATATCTTCGCTTTGTTTACGTTTGCGTTTGGCGAAGGAATACACCTCATTCTTTGGTATATATTGTGTCTTTTGAATATTCATGGTCTGTGAAAGGATCTCTGTGGTTTTTTGTGGTTCTTCCTTCATATGATGAATCAGTTCCACAAGTTTTCCTTTTAAACCCTGATCACTATTACATAAATACATAATTTTCTGTTTCGCAAGTCGTCGATAACTTGCGTCACTATTCACTAATTGAGCTGTCAGATTTTCCACAATATTTAAATCGTTATACATCGCATATAACATAGACTCAATTGATTTTTTCGCATGATCACGGCCATTTACACGATAATGACTGGTGGCACTGTCAATGATTTTTTCCTTTAATGTTTCATCATGAAGCAGTGTTTCCAATATATTGGCAACTGGATTTTTAAAACGTTTTAAACTATCCTCTACAAGTGTTGGGAACACATATCCTTCCACAATATCCCCATAGTATACATCAAAGAAATCATGATATATTTTCGTCGATACTTTTTTCACCTGAATGGCATAATAATCACGGATTCTAGCATTGGTCTGTTCAAGTGTTAAGATTAGCTCTTTAAAATCCGCATAGGCATTACGGATATGCTGATAGCTGTCCTCAATTTTCATTGGATCTTCCATATCTTTTAAAGACGCATGAATACGAATCATATATCCAATCTGTTCACGCTCTTTGATAATATCATTCACAAATGTGATAAATACGCGGCTGTGATAAGGCAAAGACACCATTTTCTTCATCGTATCCATATGTAAATCTACATTGATCCAGCCATGTTTTTCAAAAAGGCGCAATAAAAATTGGATATCTTTTCCATACGTATCCTTTTCCTGCCTAAGTTCTGTTTCTATTTGCGCGTACTCTTCTTCCTCTTTAAAATCTAACGATATTTCACGGTCTTTCACGTATTCTTCTAATAAATCCACAAGCAGGGAACGTTCCATACTCATCGTTTGATTTCGATATATACAATCATGGATTTCTAACAATAAATCCACATACCTATCTTTATTTTTTGACACCAGTATCGTAAAAAAAGATGCATCCATCTTTTCAAATAGTGACATAACTTCACCTCCGATAAACCTCGTCCTTTTATTTTACATGAATACTTGAAAAATATCCATAAAGAATTACCTGTTTCATTATGACTTACTCCTTTAATTAAGAAAATATTGATTATGAATGAAATATAAAGTATCATAAATAATTTATGACAAAGATATAAACTCATCTAACACCAAAACCATCACAATCAAAAAAAGAAGTATGTTCTTGAAATAGAAACCATACTTCCTTCTTTTTACTCTAATGTTACTTTAATTTCTTTTTCCTTACCACTTCGATTAATGGTCAGGGTTGCTTCATCGCCAACATTTTTACTATATAAAAGCGTACGGAATGTTTTGAAATCGGTACAAGCTTTGCCATCAAATTTCACTAAGACATCCCCACTCTTTATACCTGATTTACTTGCTGGTGAGCCTGATGTTACTTTCATGATATACAAGCCACTGTCAATATCTTTATCGATATCAAAATAGCTGCGTTCAAAGCTTGTTAACTGGGCAATTTCCTGTACAGAAATACCCAGAATAGGACGAATAACTTTACCTTCCTTTTCTAACTGGGTAATGACAGGCAATACTTCATTGATTGGTAGCGCAAAGCCAAAGCCTTCCACTTCCTCAGCACTGATTTTCATAGAATTGATACCAATCAGTTCCCCTGCCATATTGATGAGTGGACCTCCACTGTTGCCGGGATTGATGGCTGCATCTGTTTGTAGAACGGATACATCAAAGTCTGCGACACCATTGTTATCGGTATCTACCTCCATGTGACGATCTACACCGGAAATTAAGCCACCAGAAACACTTCCTTGATATTCGATTCCAAGAGGACTTCCCATCGCAATGACGTATTCCCCTTTTTTCACCAACGAGCTATCTGCCATCGTAAAGGCTTCCGCATCAAAATCAACTGTGACCTTCAATAATGCCAAATCCATGACTTCATCCAGTCCTTTGATTTCTGCTTTTATTTCTTTCCCATTCGCAAATGTGACAATTGCGCCATCTCCATCAGAAACTACATGGTTGTTGGTAATAATATATACATCTTTTCCATCAACCCGATAGATTGCGCCACTACCACTTCCGATGGAACGATTGCGAAGTGTTGCTGTTACAGTCACAACCTTGTTTTCACATTTTTGTACAAGCTCCGTTACATCATTATTGATTTCCACTCTTGCTTGTTGTACATTCCCCTGTGTTGTGGTTGTCTGAATCTGATTACTACTTTTATCTGTGGAAACTCGATACAGCTGGATACTGATCACAATATTCCAGCCCAACAACATGACTACCAAAAATGTTAGTGTTTTTTTCATGCTTATTTCGCACCCTTTCCTCCAACATAAATAGAAAACTGATCTGCAGGATATAACTTCATCTGATCATGATGGATTTGTTTTTTATCCAAATGAGATATCAGTGTATTTAATGCCAGCTCCCGTGTATTTCCTTCTTGAGAAATATGAGCTAGTATAATTTCTTTGGTGTTGTTTCCAATCACATCACATAAAACATTCGCACTGTCATCGTTGCATAAATGCCCATAGTCATTGATGATTCGCTGTTTGATATATACAGGGCGATTGGTTTGCATCAACATCTCTATATCATGATTACTTTCAAATATATAATAATCAGCGTCCTTGATATAATCTTTTACTTCTTCTTTAATATACCCCGTATCGGTCACATAAACCATTTTTTCATTCTCACATTCTATCACATAACCAACGGTTCCTTCACAATCATGACTCATTGGTAAAACAGTAATGTGGAAATCTTTGATATCCAGTGTATCATAAGGGGCAATCCCATGAAGATGCTCTGTTTCAATATTTTGTGTTGCGTAAGTATGAATATCGTTGAACATCTTCATCTGGGATACATGATCACTGTGTGTATGTGTAATCAATATCGCATCAGACTGGGTGGGATCATATTGAATGCGTTCAAAGCATCCTTTCAGATATCGTTTGGTCGTGCCACAGTCGATGACGATTTTTGTGTCGTTATGTTTAATCAGGCAGCAGTTTCCTTTGGAGCCACTGGCCAATAATGCAAATTTCATAAGGTAACCAACTTTCTAAATCTTCGCCATGTTGAAAAATGCGGAAATGTTTTTTTGAAATGCCAGCTGGATTCTGGCAGTTGCCCCATTACGATGCTTGGCGATTTCCACATCGGTAGGCTCTGTCACATTTTCAGCCGCTTCATTTTTGTCTTTATTGTAGTATTCTTCACGGTATAAAAACATAACGATATCGGCATCCTGCTCGATGGCTCCGGATTCACGAAGGTCTGACAGCATTGGATGTTTATCAGGTCTTGTTTCTACACTACGTGATAACTGTGATAATGATATAACGGGACATTCCATCTCTCTGGCAAGCCCTTTTAAAGAACGTGAAATTTCTGAGATTTCCTGTTGACGATTATCCGATCCACCTCTGCCGCTTCCTGATATCAGCTGAAGGTAGTCAATGACCACAAGATCCAGACCATGTTCGCTTTTTAATTTACGACATTTAGAGAATATCTCAGATATTTTGATATTACTGGAATCATCGATAAACAGTTTACATGCCATCAGTTCGTTGGCAGATTCATTCAGTTTATTAAATTCTTCATCCAGAATGTTCCCACTTCGAAGTTTACTGGATTCGACCGCACTTTTTGCGCTTAATATACGTTTCATCAAGGCTTCCGCAGGCATTTCCAGTGAGAATACCGCAATCGCACCTGGATTATAGAAGGATGCATTTAACGCCAAGTTTAACGCAAATGCAGTTTTTCCCATCGCAGGACGGGCCGCTAAAATAATCAAATCACCACGCTGAAAACCATTGGTCAATCGATCTAGGTCATCATAGCCGGTTTTGATTCCAGTTACACGATTATCTGAAGAACGAAGTTTGATCAATTCCTGCATTACACCACTGATGACATCACGGCTGCTTTTGAAATCCGTTGCTTTACGGCTTCTTGTGACATTTAATATTTCACGTTCCGCATTATCCATGATAACATCAAGGCTTTCACTGGTATCAAAACTGTCTTCCGCAATCACCTGTGCTGTTTCAATTAAGCGTCGTAAATGGGCACGGCTTTTAATCATTTCAATATAGTAAACACTATTGGTACTAGAGATCGCTGTATCACTTAATTTGATGATATAATCAGCACCTCCGACTAAATTCAATTGATCTGTATCTTGTAAACGGGTAATGACGGTCGTTACATCCACCGGTTTTCCCATATCCACAATATCTAACATACAACGAAAGATTCTCTGGTGGATATCCAGATAGAAATCCTCTGCCACAAGTCCTTGATCATACACGACACCCGCGACATTGGGATACACCATCATGGCGCCTAATATGGATTGTTCCGCCTCATTACTGTGTGGCAGTTCTTTACTCATGGTTTCCTCCTATCCATTGACATGAACACGAATCACACCAATGACTTTGTTTTTATATAAATCAACTTTTACATCGGTATATCCTAAATTAGAAATTGGTTCATTGTCGATAACTTTACGTTTTTCTACTTTGATACCATATTTATCATGCAACTGGGCTACAATCTGTTTTGTGGATACACTTCCAAAAACTCTGCCGCCTTCTCCGGTTTTTACATGGAATTCTAAAACGATTTTACTTAATTCTTTTTTTAGTTCTTCAGCCTCTGATTCCAGCTGTTTTTCTTTTAAATCATGTTGAAGGTTCTCTTCATCTAAGATTTCCATACTTTTCTTTGTGGCCAAAACAGCCAGTTTTTTGTTTAACAGGAAGTTTCTGCCATAGCCATCACTGACCTCAACAATATCTCCTTTTTTACCAACCTTTTTTACATCACTTAGTAGTATTACTTTCATCTGTTGTATCCTCCTTGTTTTCTTCTATATATTCATCAATCATTGCGCGTAGTTCATCATCTACTGCCGCAACACTAGTATCATCACGTTGTAATGCCGCAGCAGAGAAATGTCCACCACCATGCATTTTTTCCATAATGACCTGCACATTGATTTCACCTTTACTGCGTGCAGAAACAGCAACTTTGTTATCTTTGATATTGGCAATGACAAAGCTTGCCTCAATACCTTTGATATTTAATAAAGAATCCGCCGCCTGGGACATCATGGTACGATCTTCTATCGTATTGTCATTAACAGCCGCAATAATCATATTTCCACGATATTTTTCAGACCAGTTCATAATAGAGGTTTTTGCTTCAAAATCATCATAGTCCTCTTTTAACATGTTTTCGGCTTTCATACTGTCTGCGCCAATCTTTTTCAGATAAGCAACGGCTTCAAAGGTACGACTTCCTGTACGCATTCTAAAGCGATTGGTATCAACCAAGATACCATTATACATAATCGTAGCTTCACTTTCTGATATATTCACCTTATTTGTCTGATATGGCAAAAGCTCTGTTGCAAGTTCACTTACAGAACTGGCACTGGTTTCCACATAGACAAGAAGTGGGTTTCCAATAAAATCTTCACTTCGACGATGATGGTCAATCACAATAATACGTTTTGCGGACATGACAGTCATTGGTGCTCCGGTTTGTTTTGGATTATGATGATCCACCGCAATGACCAGATCGCCATCTCCAATCAATTTTGTGGCTTCTTCATCTTCGATAAAACGATGACGAGAATCTAATTCATCTTCCAAAGCAGTAAACGCTTCTTTCAACTGTGGCTCCATACCACCGCTTTTACTAACCACATAACATTCTTTTCCATAAGCACTTGCGATACGTGACATACATAATGCACTGCCCATACAGTCAAAATCCATATTGGAATGTCCAACCACAAATACACGTTTACTTTCCATTATTGCTTCTTTGATTGCCTGTGCCATAACACGTACACGCACTTTACTACGTTTTTCACTTGCTTCACTATTACCGCCAAAGTATTTGACACTTTCTCCATATTTCTTAACAGCAGCCTGATCTCCACCACGACTTTGTGCAAGCTCCAGCAAATCATTTACCATAGTATCTAATAACTGATAATCATCTGTACCACGAGCAAATGACATACTTAATGTGATGGATACATCAATTTCTTCTGCATTTTTTCTTATTGTATTTAATATTGAAAAACGATCTTTTACAACCTGCGCAAAAATCCGTTCATTTAAAATAACCAAAAAACGATCACTTCTCAAACGACGAATAAACATGCCGTATTTATTTGCCCATTCCACACATGGCTGACGCAGCTGTAAGTTGATTTGTGCCATTTTGCCTTCATCCACATACTGCTGGATTTCCATATAGTTATCCAATTGTAATAAACCAGCCACAACACCATCAGATTCAAAGCGTTTTTTCAATACAGCATATTCTGTAATATCACGGACATACAATACCTGCGCATTTTCTTTTCGGGTAATTTCATATACATGATCATCATCCGTTGCGGTAATCACATCTACATCACCAGTAAACAAATCCGTAATTTCCGCAATCCAGCTGGAAAGTTTTTTTCCAACGACATCAATTTTTCTTTCTTCCAAAAAGTCATTGATCCATGTGGCATTATATTGTTCATCATAGGTAATGATTCCTACTTCACCAAATAACAATGCATCTTTAGCATCATGCCCTAAAATTCTTGAGATATCAATATCTCGTTGTTCTCTATCCTTTTGAAATTTTACCATGATCCAGACGATAATAGCGATATTCAACACTAACATTACTACCATTGGCACCATATTGATATCATTAAACCCTACGGAATATAACGATATCAATGCCAGAATCTGTAATATCACAATAATAGCGATTTGTACCTTAAAATTTTCTAAGCGATCCATGTAATAACACCTCACTCATTTTCTGTTTCAAATCTAATAACATATCCAATACGCCAATGCATGCCACTACAAAATTCACGTATGGAACAAATATAGCAATCATGACAAGAAACACAGCAGCACGTTTACGAAGCAATACAATCAACCACATCAGGGCCAATACACCATAGCCAATCGCAAACACCATTGCACATAGATAACATGCGAACAGAACATTTAAAAGTTCTTGGTTTAATTTTATCACATTTTGCATATAAAATAGTAGCCAAATAACAATTATTATGAATCCTATGATTTTTGGCACCTTTAATTCATAAAGTGGTTTCATTGGGCGCACCTTAATTTTAAAGCGTTTTAACATTACATTGCCCAGCATATGAATACACATCGTTTGTAGAATACTCATTAGTAATGTTGATAAAATACTGATGATGGATATGACTTTTGCGATATTAAAGCCAACATCCAAGTGAAACATGGATAATAACATATTGGCAATTTCTACATCTTCCGATGGATCATATCCAAAAATAGAGGCAAATAAAACAAAAGTGATCAAATAAGAAAACAGTGTAAAAAGAAACGTCCAGAACATCAGCGTTCCATTCTTCCATTCTTTTCTTATCCCACCGCCATAAACCATACCAGTTACAATACAGCTGAACATATAAAAGATAGTGGTAGGCACACTTAGCATAAAGCTTAAAATCAACATACAGACACTTGGCACCATTGCATTCTTTACACCATACTTTGCGGTATAAATTAAAATAGGGAATGTCAAAATCCAATACATCATATATTCAATCATTCCAGCCAGCTGACGATTAATAAAAAGCATCAATCCTACAATTGCCACCATCATGGCCCCTTCGGTTATTTTTCTGGTATCGTTTTTCATAAGAACCTCCTAATTATGACAAAAACCTCCACCCGTTTGACAAGTGGAGGTAATCTATTCTTATTCGCTTACGTAAGGCAATAAAGCCATCTGGCGAGCACGTTTGATTGCTGTAGCCAGCATTCTCTGATATTTAGCACGTGTACCTGTAACACGTCTTGGAATGATTTTTCCGTTTGCGCTAATAAAACGTTTTAATAATTCAACGTCTTTGTAATCGATAGTTTCAATATGGTTCTTTGTAAAGTAACATACTTTTTTACGTCCCATACGCTGTTTTTTGAATGCCATAGAAATATCTCCTTTCTTTAGAATGGTAAATCATCACTTGCGATATCAAGTGTATCGCTTGATGCAAAATCACTGGAATAAGATGACTGTGAACTTGATGTATCTGGTTCATAACCCTGGTTGTTTGCATTGTAATCAGGTGTATATCCAGCTTGTGCATTGTTTGCACTTGCAGATTTGCTTTCCAGAAACTGTACGCTGTCAGCAACTACTTCAGTAACATATACACGTTTTCCTGTCTGGTCATCATAGCTGCGTGTCTGGATTCTTCCTTCCACTCCAACTAGACTTCCTTTATGAAGGTATTGTGCCATTAAATCAGCAACTTTATTCCATGCTACGCAATTGATAAAATCGGCTGTTGGCTGACCTTCGGTTTTTATACGGCGATCACATGCAACGGTAAAGGATACCACAGATGCTCCTGAGCCGGTTTTTCTTAAGATTGGGTCTTTTGTAAGACGTCCAACCAAAACGACACGATTGATCATAGTCTATCTCTCCTTTATCGAGCGATTATTCTTCGCCTTCAGTTTTGATGATCATATAACGTACGATGCTGTGGTTGATACGAGCCAAACGATCGAATTCTTTGATTCCTTCGTTGTTAGCTGTAACGTTCATTACAACATAGTAACCTTTTTTCATGTGATTGATTTCATATGCGAACTCTTTTACACCCCATTCGTCAACCTTATCGATTGATCCTTCGTGGTCTGTAATGATCTTGTGTAAGCCATTCATAACTTCGTTACGAGCTGCTTCTTCCAAAGATGCGTTCACAATGTACATGATTTCGTATTTTTTCATTCTGTACACCTCCTCATGGTCTTCGGCCCTATTTCCTGAATAGAGCGGGGAGTAGAGATTTCTACCCATTTATATATTTTATCATTTGGTTCCGGCA
Coding sequences:
- the ssb gene encoding single-stranded DNA-binding protein — its product is MINRVVLVGRLTKDPILRKTGSGASVVSFTVACDRRIKTEGQPTADFINCVAWNKVADLMAQYLHKGSLVGVEGRIQTRSYDDQTGKRVYVTEVVADSVQFLESKSASANNAQAGYTPDYNANNQGYEPDTSSSQSSYSSDFASSDTLDIASDDLPF
- the rpsF gene encoding 30S ribosomal protein S6; this translates as MKKYEIMYIVNASLEEAARNEVMNGLHKIITDHEGSIDKVDEWGVKEFAYEINHMKKGYYVVMNVTANNEGIKEFDRLARINHSIVRYMIIKTEGEE
- a CDS encoding 30S ribosomal protein S18, which translates into the protein MAFKKQRMGRKKVCYFTKNHIETIDYKDVELLKRFISANGKIIPRRVTGTRAKYQRMLATAIKRARQMALLPYVSE
- a CDS encoding DUF2232 domain-containing protein, with the protein product MKNDTRKITEGAMMVAIVGLMLFINRQLAGMIEYMMYWILTFPILIYTAKYGVKNAMVPSVCMLILSFMLSVPTTIFYMFSCIVTGMVYGGGIRKEWKNGTLMFWTFLFTLFSYLITFVLFASIFGYDPSEDVEIANMLLSMFHLDVGFNIAKVISIISILSTLLMSILQTMCIHMLGNVMLKRFKIKVRPMKPLYELKVPKIIGFIIIVIWLLFYMQNVIKLNQELLNVLFACYLCAMVFAIGYGVLALMWLIVLLRKRAAVFLVMIAIFVPYVNFVVACIGVLDMLLDLKQKMSEVLLHGSLRKF
- a CDS encoding DHH family phosphoesterase: MDRLENFKVQIAIIVILQILALISLYSVGFNDINMVPMVVMLVLNIAIIVWIMVKFQKDREQRDIDISRILGHDAKDALLFGEVGIITYDEQYNATWINDFLEERKIDVVGKKLSSWIAEITDLFTGDVDVITATDDDHVYEITRKENAQVLYVRDITEYAVLKKRFESDGVVAGLLQLDNYMEIQQYVDEGKMAQINLQLRQPCVEWANKYGMFIRRLRSDRFLVILNERIFAQVVKDRFSILNTIRKNAEEIDVSITLSMSFARGTDDYQLLDTMVNDLLELAQSRGGDQAAVKKYGESVKYFGGNSEASEKRSKVRVRVMAQAIKEAIMESKRVFVVGHSNMDFDCMGSALCMSRIASAYGKECYVVSKSGGMEPQLKEAFTALEDELDSRHRFIEDEEATKLIGDGDLVIAVDHHNPKQTGAPMTVMSAKRIIVIDHHRRSEDFIGNPLLVYVETSASSVSELATELLPYQTNKVNISESEATIMYNGILVDTNRFRMRTGSRTFEAVAYLKKIGADSMKAENMLKEDYDDFEAKTSIMNWSEKYRGNMIIAAVNDNTIEDRTMMSQAADSLLNIKGIEASFVIANIKDNKVAVSARSKGEINVQVIMEKMHGGGHFSAAALQRDDTSVAAVDDELRAMIDEYIEENKEDTTDESNTTK